GCAAAGTGGCTGGCAATTCGATGCCCCAGACGTAgtagcatttttattattataaaaattagGCTCAGCCCATCAGACGGGCCACGTGCAACAATGGGAAATTAGGCAGACTAAATGATGGCTCAAAAATATGATCTGCCTTCATAGTTGGCCCTGGGAATCTCCTTCGCAAATCCGCTGATTTCGAGCTagcgaaaaatcaataaaaaacgCAAGGTAGACACCCAGCCAAGCAGACTCACAAAAGAACTGAACAAAATATACGCGCTCACAAAGGCCCTTTGGCACGTTCATGTCAGCGGGTTAACAATGGATGACACCGAAGAGTAGTCcatggagatggaggtggatgtggagcAGCCAGTTAAGAGCTTTCAGCCAGGTGAGAGGAGTGCTCATCTCTGGTTGGGATACCTTTTTTCAGCTTATATCCCTCTCTGGAGCTCTGATCCTTCTATACCGAGGTTTATTgagttatatgtatattaaaaaatctccaaatatttttgtgtattaCTTATCTACCGCTTAGATAAGTTTCTGATTTAATTTCtcatatatgtaaaaataacaatattatTAAGGGttttataaaagtattttataaaataaatttaaattaagaaaatatataagagaaCTGTTGTCTTTTTCGGAATTCGTATATAACTcgttttaaaagtttttaaattggGAGAGCACTTCTGAAATTATGTTATCCCTTTTAAATACTTCTACGTAAGCACAAGACCCATAACCTTTCTGACAATATTTTAGTCTCATACAAAATTAACGGTTTAATGTCTTTAGAGAATATGCGATATTTTTGCCCAGGGACAGGGCAACTCAAACGCGTCCCCAACCATCCCCAAGTAGCCACAAGCAGCCCCAAGCAGCCCCAACCATCACCGCGATCACTCGAATGCCATCCTAATGCGTCCGTTTTAGGGCTTTAACCTAATAATGACGTTCGACTTAGTTTGCGTgacttattttattaataaaacgAGCAAATTTGTCTTGCTTTTCGGTCGCATCGCCGTGATATgctttttctctctctgcgATGTCTCGTTATTGTCCTTCCTTCCTGCTCTGTTTGCGGAGCCACCGCTCCACCTCACCACCTTTAAGGATCCAGGCTTTTCAGCAGTGGTAAGACTGGTGCTCGGAAAACAGGACGAAACAGGACGAATATACTGGCTAAAACCACCCCTTGGCGAGCTGTTCAGTGATTGGTGGCTTGCAGCAAAGGAGGTACGCCCCCTTTTCGGTGGTGGCACTCAGTGGGTTTGGGGCCGGGTTCCTTGGTGGGTGGTGTACGGCTATGTGGGGCTCTGATTCAATTAACCGCTcgaggaaaaaaataaatgaatgcaAAGCAGGCGAATATGTGGCCCCCAACCCAGCGGGTACAGTTGCGTTGGATCCACCTAGCAATTATGCTGTCACAGCAGCAGAATCGATtgtttaattcaattataataattgtgGCATTTAATGCACGCACATCGTCAGCCAGACAGACAACAATGGCGGCCGTGACACGTTAATTATGTGAAGTGGGTGTCGAATGGGTGGTGGCAAGGGACGAGGCAGGATGTGCCTGCCTCACAAAATGGCTGCAGAGCAAGGACGCATAGTTGTGCAACTTATTTGCGGCTAACGGGAACCAATTACTCTAAGGTTTTTCCGCACTAATCGGATGTCCAGTGGATGCCAGCAGAGAGATGAGTTCTCAAAATCCTGCCAGAGCAGGACAACCGTATGCGCATGCAAATCTAGGGGTGTGTTCATGTGCCCGCTTACGGGGATTCCCCGAATATTGCCGCTCTAAGCGGGCACCGCAAAGCAGGCCCAACTGCAACCAGAGGGGGTGGAGGGGGTGTCACTGGGTGAGAACGGGGTGCTGCGCTCACTTTTTTCCCCCTGCTTTTCCGTAGGATGCAGGACAACATCGCCGGCTCGCTCGCACATGTCTACTGGCTGCTCGTTTAGAGCAATTTGCTGGTTGATGTGCGGTGATTGCCGCAAACTCAACGCGACCGTCAACGAGCAAACAACATAAGCGCGCGCGCGGTCCAAGGACACGTATACATCCCGGCTGCCTGGCTGGCATATCCTCCGGTCTCCAACactgctcctcctcggccAACCTCCATCGCAATGGCAATGCTTAATGAGGCCAGCTTGAGTCCTGCGGACGCACATGCTCATGCCAACGCCACCACGCCCACGCACAGCAAGGCGGCTGCGATGGCCAGTGCGACCACAATGCTGACCACAAAAACGCCGTTCTCCATCGAGCACATATTGTTTCAAAACTTAAATAGTGccagcaataataacaatagtAGTGATAGCAACAGCATCGgcgccaacagcaacaactacgCTCAAAAGAGCAACAGAAATGCTGCAAAAAGTGCCAGAAATGGCTTTGCCCAGGACAATAATCCGCACAAACATCCGTCGCAACACTCGCATCCGCCGGcgtccgcatccgcatccgcgaCGGCTACTGCCCGTAGCAACCAGGCTGCGTCGGGTTATGCTGGCGAGGATTACGCCAAGTCCTTGCACAACACTCAACGGTTGGTTTCAGAAATATGTGACgtaaaagtaaatagtaaatgtAGTACTTTTAAGCCAATGTGCCTCTTGTAAATAccaagaaaagtgaaaaagagtgataaaattacaaaataagtTAGAAGTAATGTTATTTATGTGACACTACAACAAAGTAACAACTAAGCATTAGGCATTCAATATCGAATGTGGTCAATAGTATTACCTGCCTTAAAGCCAAACATTTTGAATCAGCGTATGGGGCGTGGGGACACTGATACTATACTATCACTATATACAGTATGCCCTTAATTGAACTCCTTGATTCGTAGGACCAACAACCATTTACGTCATGGGGCTTCCCACTACAACGGAGATCATATTTCCCAGCAATTGGGATCCGGAGCGGGACCACATCCGCCAGTGCCAACAACTCAGCCTCCGCCTCCGTCGACCCTGAATGGAGGAAGTGGCGCATCCAATGGAGTCCTGTATCCGAATGCACCGTACACCGATCACGGATTTCTCCAAATGACCCTCGGATATCTCTCTCCGTCGTCGGGCACTTACAAGTCCGTGGATCCCTATTTTCTATCACAAGGTGTGTATGCCCAGATGCTGGGTGGCTTCATAGCTTCTCGAAGAATACATGTTGGTCATTTTACccattaaacaaataagtgaAAGTCAAACACATGGACAATTTAAAGTCAATTCTAGCTTAACATTAGCTcgtcaaaaattaaaattcacaTCCCCTCATTGAAGAGCCaagtaaaaattaattttcacattAAGAacttttctaaaataaaacacaaattagTAGAACAACTGATGGTAAGGTGTAGATTTTTGTTGCCACACAGCTTCATTTAGGGGAATACTCGGTGTAAATGACCATTAACACCGAAAGTTTCCATTTCTTCCAACTATAACGAAGTTAACCAAGTTTTGGCATCCGACCCTTTCAGCCAGCCTGTTCGGGGGAGCGCCCTTCTTCGGGGCGCCTGGGTGTGTGCCGGAACTGGCCCTCGGTCTGGGAATGGGCGTGAATGCCCTGCGCCACTGCCGCCGGAGGAAGGCCCGCACGGTGTTCAGTGATCCGCAGCTGTCCGGCCTGGAAAAGCGGTTCGAGGGTCAGCGATACCTCTCCACGCCGGAGCGCGTGGAGCTGGCCACCGCCTTGGGACTCAGCGAGACGCAGGTTAAGACCTGGTTCCAGAACCGCCGCATGAAGCATAAAAAG
This sequence is a window from Drosophila teissieri strain GT53w chromosome 2R, Prin_Dtei_1.1, whole genome shotgun sequence. Protein-coding genes within it:
- the LOC122614369 gene encoding brain-specific homeobox protein, with the protein product MAMLNEASLSPADAHAHANATTPTHSKAAAMASATTMLTTKTPFSIEHILFQNLNSASNNNNSSDSNSIGANSNNYAQKSNRNAAKSARNGFAQDNNPHKHPSQHSHPPASASASATATARSNQAASGYAGEDYAKSLHNTQRTNNHLRHGASHYNGDHISQQLGSGAGPHPPVPTTQPPPPSTLNGGSGASNGVLYPNAPYTDHGFLQMTLGYLSPSSGTYKSVDPYFLSQASLFGGAPFFGAPGCVPELALGLGMGVNALRHCRRRKARTVFSDPQLSGLEKRFEGQRYLSTPERVELATALGLSETQVKTWFQNRRMKHKKQLRRRDNANEPVDFSRSETGKQPGEATSSSGDSKHGKLNPGSVGGTPSQPTSEQQLQMCLMQQGYSTDDYSDLEADSGDEDNSSDVDIVGDAKLYQLT